The DNA window AACAAGTGCTTCAACATAGCTATGCACCTGCGGTATTTACCCTCTTCAGTCTTTTTCACCAACCTTTGTGAGAAGGGAGGTGGACGTCTTGTCATGGGGATCACTTTTTGCGTCACCTTGGATTCCTTTTTAGTATCATCTTTCGGCTCCTCAACTAACTCAACTTCATTCTCAACTTTTTCTGCATTTTCCATTTCAGTCTGCATTGGGAGGGTCTATAGTTTGCTTTCCTTCTCGAGTGGTGACTGTCATGcaatgaccttttttttttccaaattctggacagtgttgctaggaagtgttCCTGGCTGACTTGGATTTATTATTGTGGAGAACTGACCCAAATGCTGCTTAAGTTGCTTAATCGACACTACATGGGCGTCAACCTTTTGAACGATACTAGATAAATCACTATGCATCTCCTTCACATTGTCAACAATCGCatcaaatattttcatcatCTTCTATATCATATCTTCAATGCGAGTCATACTCGATTCGGCATCTCTATTACCAGGTGGAACATAGGGTCCACTCTTCTCATTCCTATTTTCATAACTATtccggttgtagttgttgtcatGATTGAAGTCCCCATCAGGGAAATAGTTCCCATCACGGTTGTAGTTGTCATTGTTttgaccttggtttccttgaccttggcgccaattttttGAATTGGATACTTAGGCATTAGTCCGGAAACCCCCACCCCCCTCCACCTCCTGTCTAATCCTTCACCAAATTCACACCCTCCTCATAATAATACTCATCGATAGGTGGAGATCTAGGTTGATAATTCACAGCATTCACTTTTTCTGCCCTACGGCTCATATGTTTCAATACCAAGACAACTTCTGTTCTTAATTAGgccatctcttcacgaataTCATCATTGTATTGACTTGGTGCGGTTTGGACTGTGAATATAATCCTGACAGTATTTGCttttctagtgctccatgctttgcTATTCTTGGAGATCTTCTTAAGTTTTTTGCACGCTCCATAAGatcctccagcaatagtatctAGCACAGCCAACCTATTGTCATCTTACCCTTTGTAGAAATACTctttcagtgactcatcatctatGCGTGATTGAGCACACTCCTCATGAATCTAGTGAATTTGTTCCACGAGCTACTCATTGACTCTCCAGGCAATGCTACAAAGTTATTTAGTTTATCCTTAAGATTCAACTTCTTGGACACCGGAAAGTGTCTCTCCATGAATACCTTATGCAGCTAGTCCCAATTGTGTATTGAACTATATGGCAACTAAGAAAGCCACACAGTCGCATCACCAGTCAACGAGAGTGGGAATACTCTCAAACCTATtacatccatatccaagtttGGTAGTCGCACACTACTCATACATACACTCTTAGCTTTAGTCATATGGGCATATGGATACTCCAAAAGTAACCCAACAAATAACCCTCTCGATATAAGCATTTGCATCAGACTGTTGGTCACCATAAAAGAATGTCCCAGAGGTAGTGGGGGGAACAATAGCACCAATTGACTCCACTGAATCATATTCAACCCTGTAATTATCACGACCTCTCGCTGCCTGCTGGTTATGCACTCTTTCCGCATTTACAATATGGCTAAAAGCATTCACCACTCCGAGAAATTGCACATCAACTCTATCCCCTTGGCCCTCTCCAATTGGATCATTGTGTACTTTGAGATTTAAGCCTCTTCCATCCATTCTTCTTAAAGTTCTTTGtagttttggatcattgggagACAGGGGATTGCTTTGACTTTGTATACTTGTCATACACTAGACTATAGACctgtagaaaacaaaaataaaacaagaaaatgtaaaattcaggaaataattgactaaagttcaataacgaaattagtcaaataaataagttgtattccccggcagcggcgtaAAAATTTGATACTCCAAAATTACACCtctcaaaagaagaataagaggtcattgtcaaataaagaacctaagTTTgtggttggggtcgatcccacgaggaatatggttcagacttaGGCTGACTTACGAGTATCTATGTTTAGTCAGATTATTTCTGAGAAAGGTAACAAAAGGGGGgatttgtaaaaaatataacactttGTTGATTTGTGTCAATCAGTAACTAGTGAACAAGATTTGCAGTTTGACATATCAATATGAGATGTAAGCTAGGGcataagtgttccccaagagcTCTTAACGCAGTATTCCTAATAACGGTAACTTTATCCTAGTGTTGACATGCAAGGTTGATAAGTTAGGtgtccctaagtgattggtcctccataTAGAGAATTTCACCACACTACTAGGTCCCTCTACGGGTGTATGCTTTACTAGTCCTTACCCTTAACCCCGGATTAGCCTTCGCAATATTAGGGTTGGACTATTAGATAGTAGCTAAACACGTCTAAATCTCCGTTGCTCAATCATTTTCTCATACATTACTTCCTTGGTCCTGCAAGTAGGaacgaggcgagttctaacgttggccaccattaaaaagcatttaaaacaaaaagaataacaaTACGTACATCAGCACTATTCTAGAATTACATATTTATTAGTCATACAGTGTCATGGTTCTGActaccctagttgtggatttatctactcatgcttgagagtTCACAATTCATGTTAGGgttcacaaaaaaaatcataaacttacaattagaatagTTGAGTACCGAAATCTtcatttaaaaatcaaacagaAATATCAAAAACCAAGCTTTAAGAATTAATTGCCAAAGATGTTTGCAAAATAATCCTCAAAGTCAAAACAAAATATCCCAAAGCGTCTAACCACCAAAAACGAAATATACcacttatatttatagaaaagaaatcctaaactaagtaggaaaagaaaaaataggaaTTTGTGGTTTGGACGAGGTTTCGATCGACGACAGCCATCTACAGACTGTGGATCAGCCAACGGTTCGTGGTTCTCCTCCGTGGTTCAGCAGTTGGCCAAAAAAATATGGTCTTTAATcgacggtcatcacctacgaaccgtaggtccattcacggtctaTCCCGTTCCTTCGTGATTCAAGTATTGAACTCAACTTTCTGAATCAAACGACGGTCCGTCACTCACTCTACGGGGCGTCATTTGCCTCTGTAGTTCCATAGTTAGTCAGACTTCCTTTAACACACACCTACGCCACTCAATCTACGGCTCGTCGACTGGATGATGACCCGTGGTTGGGCTCTGCCAAATGCCATTTCTGCTACTTCAGTTTTTTTCTCACGCAACCAGTCCAAACCTATTTCCTCcaaaaatcacatcaaaatacCATCATATCTGATAGCAAAATGCCCAAGACTCACACAAACTACAAGTTTAATGCATCAAAAATATCGCAAACTCAAGGTATATCACACATCGGCCAACCGAGGCTAGGCGACATGAGTCGTGGCTAGCACGCATCGACCAGGCGACATCGGTTATGGCCTGCGTGCATTGGCCAGGCCACATAGGTTGTGGCATGCGCGCATCGGCCAATTGAAGCTAGATGACATCGATCGTGGCCTGCGAGCATCAGTGATGGCCAGGAAACATCAGATGACCTACGCGCATTGGCCAACCAACATCGACTAAGGCCAGGCAATGTGATTTGATGCCCCTGCATATTGGTCAGCCAACGTTTGACGTGGCCTGCACGCATTGGTCAATCGATGTCGGACGTGTCTTGCCTGCATCATTTGTGGACTGCACACAATGCATATAAGCAAGGAAGAATATCGACTTCAAGCTAAAacatacttttttaaaaaagatatgttCATAATAGCTATTTGCAAATCAAATACAAATTCACATCATCATGAAGAATTCAATGAAGCtaaatcaaaatctcaaaaatctattttttgtatGAGTATGCACGCATGAGGAAACATCGGAATTACTAAAACACAAGAATCTTAAAGAATGAACATGAGGGGCTAATGCCTTAAGCTAGATTCAGAGATAACGAAAATAGATAGGGATGCTAAGATATCGAACCATCTCTGGCCTTTCATATATCAATCAAAAGCAAAGAACCCTTCCAATAATATAGATAGTTCCACACCCTCTCAACATGAAGCACACTATCTCACCCTTGGGAGAAAATCTCTCTAGTCTTTTCAAATCCATCTCCCTCAACCCAAGCATCGCACCAAAGTCTTAACAACCACGAAACCATTGTTACATACAAGCAAATGCTTAAGGAATTTCCACCAAGATTTcaaggtcaacttcaaacacaATTACCACACATGGAGTTTTACCATAGACAATGAAACACCCAATACAAAGTAGTGCATAACTACAAGCGAAAAGATAAAAACTTACCAATTATTACATCCGGGGAACTCTCATGATCTTGTCGAGTCTGGAGAACATAAAACCTATTATGTTTTTTACCAACACTAGGACCTGAAGAAGGGTAAGGTTGAGCTTGTCGATGATTATCTCTCTTATTCTTAGAGACCATAGGACAATACCTTGTCTTATGATCCATTTTTCCACAACCAAAACATGTATTAGAACCATCTAGGCACTCACCCCTATAGCCTTTTCCACACTTTTGAGACTCAGATACCATTTGCTCACTAGAACCATTACCTTCAAAATGATTACCTCCACCGAACCTTGAATGTAAAAAGTCATCATCCCCGATTTTTGCCCTCTTTGCCTCCATAGacctttccttaagtttctcctctttgatttgttgagcatgaaccgTTAGGCAAGAAATGTCTATATCATTAATGGGAATGGCGGTACGAcattctttaaccaccatttcggacacacctgaaacaaacttactcatacTTGCCCTAGGATCAGCAACCATAATAGGAGCATATCAAGACAATAGTGTGAACATCAAAGCcatactctttcacactcatataTCCTTGACAAAGGTTGATTAATTCAAGTACCTTTTCCTCTCTCTTCTCAAGGGGAAataacctatcaaggaaagcaaccttaaacTTTTCACAATAAATAGGACCCGCATCTACCGGCCTTCTttcttccattggttgaaccacaCTCAAGCAACATCATTAAGCTGATAAACGGCTAATTCTGTCTTTTCCAGCAGCATCAtccccatgatcatcaacaacTTGTACACTTCATCAATAAACTCTTAAGGATCATCCTCAatcttagaaccatgaaactatggaggattcatcctagtgaagtccctcactctagttgTCAgcatacccacatttgggttcagagggaccacaacctccctattgtcTTGAGCTCTCATGGCTTGACCAAACACTTGGAAAGCATCCCTAAACTATACATTAGTAACTTGCTCGACCAAAGGGCCGACCAGAACTTGAGGAGCTTCCCATTCCACATTCTCTCCCGCATTTCTTCTAGCATATGCTCTTCAGGTGGCCATATCCTGAAAAGCATAGGATAGGGAttaggagagagagagagagagagagagagacatatagagttaaactctattgcatgattttaaagtaattaaagaAATGGAGTTTCATAATCATCTTATAGATTCTTATTCATTAATGTGGCGCGCTTTAAACTCATGAACAAAACCCTACTTCATGTGTCTTATAAGACATCCTTGTGCTCTGAATACTATGTTTTTCAcaacccaaagtacaccctagacgtgacatgtcATATAAGACCCCGAAAgtccctacacaagccacttagacTGCATCATATAAGATAACAGAATTTAAAGAGCTGAAAAGACATATTTTATATCATAAGAGTTTGACAAAAATGTAGCGGAACTCTAAGATAAGTCTCAAGGCCATCTATTACATCTAAGGAGTTattgggacgtaacccatacatcacatacaatatttgaaacaaaaggcatgaaaacaataaaagaatcttggtcctcgaaacatgaggactcaccagtCTTCAAATCTCAAAAAGGGGTCACTAGCAAAACGTATGTGGAATAGGAGCATCacaccctacattagtgaaacaatgtaagAAAAAGTGTGTATTAGTACATAGAatataccaagtatgatagcaatgaaTAATAGTtataaaatcatgctaaaaggactttatatgacatgcaatgaccaagttgaatcataaaataaaatgttagaaaACATACGTCATAATCGAGGTTAATGCAAGCTAAA is part of the Solanum stenotomum isolate F172 chromosome 8, ASM1918654v1, whole genome shotgun sequence genome and encodes:
- the LOC125873761 gene encoding uncharacterized protein LOC125873761, yielding MVVKECRTAIPINDIDISCLTVHAQQIKEEKLKERSMEAKRAKIGDDDFLHSRFGGGNHFEGNGSSEQMVSESQKCGKGYRGECLDGSNTCFGCGKMDHKTRYCPMVSKNKRDNHRQAQPYPSSGPSVGKKHNRFYVLQTRQDHESSPDVIIGLDWLREKKTEVAEMAFGRAQPRVIIQSTSRRLSGVYSLVYDKYTKSKQSPVSQ